Proteins found in one Fusarium keratoplasticum isolate Fu6.1 chromosome 12, whole genome shotgun sequence genomic segment:
- a CDS encoding Aldo-ket-red domain-containing protein, translating into MASSTPSLLASKATLANGITIPRVQLGLYMMSTKEATEAVRLGLLSGYRGFDCAQMYRNERQAGKAISDFLGGSENTTGLKREDIFYTSKLASCDESYDVVRRSIKKSVDESGLGYIDLFLLHSPYGGKQARLTSWKALEDAIDAGEIRSGGVSNYGSAHIEELMASNPRIPPVINQIEVHPFNIQKDIRVTCAKHNITIEAYAPLARAMRMSDPTINSLAKKYSVTPAQIFVKWGLQHGFVTLPKSTKQARMLENASIDGFEISESDMAVLDALDEHLVTDWDPTDAP; encoded by the exons atggcatcatcaactcCGTCCTTGTTGGCCTCCAAGGCTACG CTGGCCAATGGCATCACGATTCCTCGTGTCCAGTTGGGCCTGTACATGATGTCAACCAAGGAAGCTACCGAGGCAGTCCGTCTAGGATTGTTGAGTGGCTACCGAGGCTTTGACTGCGCCCAAATGTATCGCAACGAGCGTCAAGCCGGCAAGGCCATCAGCGACTTCCTCGGAGGCAGCGAGAACACCACTGGCTTGAAGCGCGAGGACATTTTCTACACCTCCAAGCTTGCCAGCTGTGATGAATCGTATGACGTTGTTCGACGATCCATCAAGAAGTCTGTTGACGAGTCCGGCCTGGGCTACATTGACCTCTTCCTTCTACACAGTCCCTACGGCGGCAAACAAGCCAGGCTCACCAGCTGgaaggccctcgaggatgcTATCGACGCCGGCGAGATCCGGTCGGGCGGTGTCAGCAACTATGGTTCCGCTCAT ATCGAGGAGCTGATGGCTTCGAACCCTCGCATCCCGCCTGTCATCAACCAGATCGAGGTTCACCCTTTCAACATCCAAAAGGACATCAGGGTCACCTGTGCCAAGCACAATATCACCATCGAGGCCTATGCTCCTCTCGCTCGCGCCATGCGCATGAGTGATcccaccatcaacagcctcgCCAAGAAATACTCAGTCACACCAGCCCAGATCTTTGTCAA GTGGGGTCTCCAGCACGGTTTCGTCACCCTGCCCAAGAGCACCAAGCAGGCCCGTATGCTTGAGAACGCCAGTATTGATGGTTTCGAGATCTCGGAAAGCGACATGGCCGTCTTGGACGCCCTTGATGAGCACTTGGTTACGGACTG GGATCCTACTGATGCTCCGTAA
- a CDS encoding HET domain-containing protein translates to MLGKRQAEIPTRLLDLHGQGSSKWSLVVTSGEQTYRTYAALSHRWTKHVPQLKRENFAKLQSGEPNSTLPQDYQDVMFLCRALGIQYIWIDSLCIFQDSPEDFRNEAAMMAGIYMNSLVTFSICWGGTASGCLPKRDPEVIVPVEIPSKDIYMNDIRLKGISDTYASLPTPKRRMSFRESEINELMHGSYAEIVHDFYIKHGDPEKALLVDLEEWDKAVLESPINRRGWVYQERILSSRIVYLGNEQLYWECDQSRASEAFPDGLPSHNFGTGVVRARMRPAKKMLADYFHRELWPGMIEKYTHTDLTFESDRLVAFSGVAKLLSQRGPGDYAAGLWKELLLPGLHWDKLDTASPIANPPAEGKWMAPSWSWASALGPVEYDTHARWCHTRSEAHDDWNFKPGRPLAQVRNVSMVPVGEDLFGSIKSGFIDVECLLIPAHMFGAGTKSDDKNQAILSTSPVVVDKDPGCLYLSCYLTKLSLDHELGTQQDIASSIYFAPLLLFGTAKGNMVQGLIVQEIIENGGEEKQAAYSVKRLGTFRDDLDDGVLSKFIVHTIAEGGMQQRAEPEGSSQPNSNKSFLTELQTYLKRAQKLVTFSGITLTSLQVPALNPLISPPGLTRMLLYDALGINTCAVRLFILERGHVSLDVKRIDIMSMENRKPAYVKSVHSRGTVPALRISDDFVLTEITAIAEYLDEIADGGESLFGTTALERAETRMWLRRADLEICEPVTSYYRNDPDTVDFYRGNRIPCPEARLWQKVNICQALNRFDDELEDKKWLCGDRFSAADIHFYGLMKPMCTPVPFLNDSGRKNLAAWWERMDNRPASEKSLECFAKGQRDLSQ, encoded by the exons ATGCTGGGAAAAAGACAAGCAGAGATCCCCACTCGCTTGCTTGACTTGCATGGTCAAGGGTCTTCTAAATGGTCACTGGTGGTCACCAGCGGAGAACAGACATACCGAACCTATGCAGCTCTAAGCCACCGATGGACCAAACATGTTCCGCAGCTGAAACGAGAGAACTTTGCCAAACTTCAAAGTGGCGAGCCGAACTCTACGCTTCCACAGGACTATCAAGATGTCATGTTTCTCTGTCGAGCCTTGGGCATACAGTACATCTGGATCGATTCCCTATGCATTTTCCAAGACTCGCCCGAAGACTTCCGGAACGAGGCTGCAATGATGGCCGGCATCTACATGAACTCGCTTGTCACATTTAGTATTTGCTGGGGAGGTACAGCTAGTGGCTGCCTTCCCAAGAGAGACCCTGAAGTCATTGTTCCTGTGGAGATCCCGTCCAAGGATATCTATATGAATGATATACGACTGAAGGGAATCAGCGACACTTACGCAAGCTTACCAACTCCCAAGAGACGCATGAGCTTTCGAGAATCTGAGATCAATGAGCTCATGCATGGAAGTTATGCCGAGATTGTCCATGACTTTTACATAAAGCATGGAGATCCAGAGAAGGCCCTTTTGGTTGACTTGGAGGAGTGGGACAAGGCGGTTCTGGAGTCGCCTATCAATCGTCGGGGGTGGGTCTACCAGGAAAGAATCCTCTCATCAAGGATCGTCTATCTCGGAAACGAACAGCTATACTGGGAATGCGACCAATCTCGTGCTTCCGAGGCCTTCCCAGATGGTTTGCCGAGCCACAATTTCGGCACAGGCGTTGTCCGCGCAAGGATGCGcccagccaagaagatgctTGCGGACTACTTTCATCGCGAACTCTGGCCAGGCATGATAGAAAAGTACACGCACACTGACTTAACATTCGAGTCAGATCGGCTTGTGGCATTCTCTGGTGTGGCCAAGCTCCTGTCCCAGCGAGGTCCCGGAGATTATGCTGCTGGGCTATGGAAAGAGTTACTACTCCCAGGACTTCACTGGGACAAGCTTGACACAGCGTCTCCGATAGCTAATCCTCCAGCAGAGGGAAAGTGGATGGCACCGTCTTGGTCCTGGGCCTCGGCGTTGGGCCCCGTCGAGTATGACACACACGCCCGTTGGTGCCATACCCGCTCCGAGGCTCATGATGATTGGAACTTCAAGCCTGGTCGGCCTTTGGCCCAGGTCAGAAACGTTTCCATGGTGCCGGTGGGAGAAGATCTTTTTGGGTCTATTAAATCTGGCTTCATCGACGTGGAGTGTCTCCTTATTCCCGCCCACATGTTTGGAGCAGGCACCAAAAGCGATGATAAGAACCAGGCCATATTATCAACATCCCCGGTCGTCGTAGACAAAGATCCCGGCTGTCTATATCTTTCATGCTACCTCACCAAGCTCTCTTTGGACCACGAACTTGGCACGCAACAGGACATCGCCTCCTCCATCTATTttgctcctcttcttctttttgggACTGCCAAGGGGAACATGGTACAAGGATTGATCGTGCAGGAGATTATAGAAAACGGTGGGGAAGAGAAACAAGCCGCATACTCGGTGAAGCGGCTCGGTACCTTCCgagatgatcttgatgatggtgttttgtCGAAATTCATCGTCCATACCATTGCGGAGGGCGGCATGCAGCAACGTGCCGAGCCTGAGGGTTCATCACAGCCCAACAGTAACAAATCTTTCCTAACAGAGCTGCAAACTTATCTCAA ACGTGCCCAGAAGCTTGTGACTTTTTCCGGTATAACTCTTACTTCTCTTCAAGTTCCGGCTCTTAACCCCCTCATCTCGCCTCCAGGGCTCACAAGAATGCTCCTCTATGATGCTCTCGGTATAAACACCTGCGCCGTGCGCCTCTTCATTCTCGAACGCGGCCATGTATCCCTCGACGTCAAGCGGATCGATATCATGAGCATGGAGAATCGCAAGCCTGCTTATGTGAAAAGTGTCCACTCTCGTGGCACGGTACCCGCGCTGCGCATCTCAGACGACTTTGTTCTTACCGAAATAACGGCGATTGCCGAGTATCTCGACGAGATTGCCGACGGCGGCGAGTCGCTATTTGGAACGACAGCTCTTGAACGAGCTGAGACACGCATGTGGTTGCGACGAGCAGACTTGGAGATTTGCGAGCCTGTCACCAGCTACTACCGGAACGACCCCGACACCGTCGACTTTTACCGTGGAAACCGGATTCCTTGCCCCGAGGCAAGACTATGGCAAAAGGTCAACATCTGCCAAGCCCTGAACCGAtttgatgatgagctggaggataAGAAGTGGCTTTGCGGCGATCGATTTTCTGCGGCAGATATTCACTTCTACGGACTTATGAAGCCCATGTGTACTCCGGTGCCCTTTCTGAACGATTCTGGTAGGAAGAATCTGGCTGCGTGGTGGGAGCGAATGGACAACAGACCGGCAAGCGAGAAGTCGCTGGAATGTTTCGCTAAGGGCCAGCGAGATCTCAGCCAATAG
- a CDS encoding PNPLA domain-containing protein — MGIVSQKRYGSPLREPWTLIYGFWRFFVSQRTIHHVYTPATKHPNGARLLSLDGCGVRGVVALEVLAEVMDRVRRKKGLTEPYRPADYFELAAGTSTGGIIGIMLFRFRMTAEDAIKQYDVIASQVFSPKVYGWNIGWMPTFLSSTINNSKTLVQSSRFDDASLKKAVDGVVEKFGLDENDRKLKGDAPLQHPGSARIFCCTTAQNRAETVLLRTYKDNNIYCSSKTNDTMALHQDKVTISLATRATSAAPTYFPEVTFPEGTPKSKDNERLPHEPPPAISCVISLGTGYTKPDSPSESWFQLVGVAAEVMEFSTNTNAKAKDFTCHMTTLNLRGEHKDTKHVRLNPTLGESEIGLADYTKMKELKAMAQKYLTDKRNQEWINKAVAAICA, encoded by the exons ATGGGAATAGTGTCCCAAAAGAGGTATGGGTCACCGCTTAGAGAGCCTTGGACTCTGATCTATGGCTTCTGGCGAT TCTTTGTTTCCCAGCGAACGATACACCATGTCTACACTCCTGCTACCAAGCATCCCAACGGCGCCCGCCTTCTCTCCCTCGATGGATGTGGTGTCCGAGGCGTCGTGGCCCTGGAGGTCCTCGCCGAAGTAATGGACCGGGtgaggagaaagaagggcCTGACTGAGCCCTACCGTCCTGCCGACTACTTTGAGCTTGCAGCCGGAACTAGCACAGGTGGCATCATCGGTATCATGCTCTTTCGGTTTCGCATGACTGCCGAGGATGCTATCAAGCAATACGACGTGATTGCGTCGCAAGTCTTTAGCCCAAAGGTCTACGGATGGAACATTGGCTGGATGCCCACGTTTCTTTcttccaccatcaacaacagcaagaCCCTCGTGCAGAGCAGCCGTTTTGACGATGCTtcgttgaagaaggctgtgGATGGCGTCGTCGAAAAGTTTGGGCTGGATGAGAACGACAGGAAGCTCAAGGGAGATGCGCCCCTGCAACATCCCGGATCTGCCAGAAT TTTCTGCTGCACAACCGCCCAGAACCGGGCCGAGACTGTTCTTCTTCGAACCTACAAGGATAACAACATCTACTGCAGTTCCAAGACAAATGACACCATGGCCTTGCATCAGGACAAGGTAACAATCAGCCTTGCCACCCGCGCAACTTCTGCTGCACCCACATACTTCCCTGAAGTCACCTTCCCCGAGGGCACtcccaagagcaaggacaaTGAGCGGCTG CCCCAcgaaccaccaccagcaatcTCGTGCGTCATCAGCCTTGGAACCGGCTACACAAAGCCCGACTCCCCCTCAGAATCATGGTTCCAGCTCGTTGGCGTGGCAGCCGAGGTTATGGAGTtctcaaccaacaccaacgccaaggccaaggattTCACCTGCCACATGACTACACTCAACCTGCGAGGCGAGCACAAAGACACCAAGCACGTCAGGCTCAACCCAACTCTTGGGGAAAGCGAGATTGGCCTCGCCGATTACACaaagatgaaggagctgaAGGCCATGGCTCAAAAGTATCTCACCGACAAGAGGAATCAGGAGTGGATCAACAAGGCCGTAGCCGCCATCTGTGCTTGA
- a CDS encoding FAD-binding PCMH-type domain-containing protein: MQASRLSWLLAAAVLPAALGQTINVDGEAVPADESNVAPAWAEPAAASSRYSFVEETPQLTDAVLANLTDLELSNIDAFYFENTKSKRSAADAPKCKTFPGDKLFPGKLIWKVFDLLSGGALIDTVPLGSACYKGEHYDEAKCKFLLDNWSNSTTHISDPTSVMSPLYEGATCEPANAAEGGQCTLGGFPLYSVKATNVAQVQLAVNFARNLNIRLIIHNTGHDFLGKSTGAGALSIWTHNLKDIKFTKSYRGAGSYTGPAFKLGAGIQVKDLYEAADREGYSAVGGECRDVGVTGGYTPGGGHSPLSPIAGLGADQVLSVDIVTPDGRFVTADEKQNTDLFWAVRGGGPATWGVVVSMTVKVYPKMSFSGMTWSVTTKDAGISEEALWKALDVYWRRFPEYSDKKSYGYSFLFPAGPGNYLWTMNPWMVPGMPLADFKKMVTPLLEEWKALGVDPKPTFFEHDRFLPAWRTHFPAESVGNPYVRTGSRLIPRKNWEDPELLNKTISTLKGIGSEGAILIIYNINAAAPKGTPSNSANPAWRDANMFAITGLSWTANSTAQEVADVNNKLTHDVMERLKAITPGGGGYGNEGDVMDPDFGQSFFGSNYPALYKLKQQIDPYGVFYAPTAVGSEDWYITGQEAYVTKQTGRLCRK, encoded by the exons ATGCAGGCCTCTCGACTTTCGTGGCTGCTTGCCGCGGCTGTTCTTCCTGCCGCCCTCGGCCAGACCATCAATGTCGACGGCGAGGCTGTCC CTGCTGACGAGTCTAATGTCGCCCCGGCTTGGGCCGAGCCCGCAGCTGCGTCCTCAAGGTACTCATTCGTTGAGGAGACTCCTCAGCTTACTGACGCCGTGCTTGCCAACCTCACTGATCTGGAGTTGAGCAACATCGACGCCTTCTACTTTGAAAACACAAAATCCAAGCGGTctgctgctgatgctccCAAGTGCAAGACCTTCCCGGGCGACAAGCTCTTTCCTGGCAAGCTCATCTGGAAGGTCTTTGATCTCCTCTCTGGAGGTGCATTGATTGACACTGTTCCCCTTGGCTCTGCTTGCTACAAGGGAGAGCATTACGATGAGGCCAAGTGCAAGTTTCTCTTGGATAACTGGTCTAACTCGACCACCCA CATCAGTGACCCAACTTCGGTCATGTCGCCCCTCTACGAGGGTGCGACATGTGAGCCTGCCAACGCAGCTGAGGGCGGCCAATGCACACTCGGTGGCTTCCCCTTGTATTCTGTCAAGGCCACCAATGTTGCCCAGGTCCAGCTTGCTGTGAACTTTGCCCGCAACCTCAACATTCGCCTCATTATTCACAACACAGGTCATGACTTCCTTGGCAAGAGCACCGGTGCTGGCGCCTTGTCTATCTGGACTCACAACCTCAAGGACATCAAGTTCACAAAGAGCTATCGCGGTGCGGGCAGTTACACCGGCCCTGCGTTCAAGCTTGGTGCTGGTATTCAGGTCAAGGATCTGTATGAGGCTGCTGACCGTGAGGGATACTCTGCCGTTGGTGGAGAATGTCGG GACGTCGGTGTGACTGGTGGCTATACCCCCGGTGGTGGTCACTCCCCCTTGAGTCCCATCGCCGGTCTTGGCGCTGACCAAGTCCTGAGCGTCGACATCGTCACTCCTGATGGTCGCTTCGTGACAGCTGATGAGAAGCAGAACACTGATCTCTTCTGGGCTGTCCGAGGTGGTGGCCCTGCTACCTGGGGTGTTGTCGTCTCCATGACTGTCAAGGTCTACCCCAAGATGAGCTTCTCTGGCATGACCTGGAGCgtcaccaccaaggacgCCGGTATCTCTGAAGAGGCTCTTTGGAAGGCCCTTGATGTTTACTGGCGTCGCTTCCCCGAGTACTCGGACAAGAAAAGCTACGGGTACagcttcctcttccctgCCGGCCCCGGCAACTATCTCTGGACCATGAACCCTTGGATGGTCCCCGGCATGCCCCTTGCCGACTTCAAGAAGATGGTTACACCTCTTCTGGAAGAATGGAAggctcttggtgttgatccCAAGCCCACATTCTTTGAGCATGACCGTTTCTTGCCTGCTTGGCGAACACATTTCCCTGCCGAAAGCGTCGGCAACCCTTACGTTCGTACAGGCTCTCGTCTGATCCCCCGAAAGAACTGGGAAGATCCCGAGCTGTTGAACAAGACCATCTCTACTCTCAAGGGCATTGGATCTGAGGGAGCTATCCTGATTATCTACAACATCAACGCCGCTGCTCCTAAGGGCACTCCCTCCAACTCAGCTAACCCTGCATGGCGCGATGCCAACATGTTTGCCATCACCGGCCTAAGCTGGACCGCCAACTCCACTGCACAAGAGGTTGCCGATGTAAACAACAAGCTCACCCACGATGTCATGGAGCGTCTCAAGGCGATTACTcccggtggtggtggttaCGGCAACGAAGGCGATGTCATGGACCCTGACTTTGGACAGTCCTTCTTTGGTTCCAACTACCCTGCTCTTTACAAGTTGAAGCAGCAGATTGACCCCTATGGTGTGTTTTATGCTCCTACCGCTGTTGGTAGTGAGGATTGGTACATCACGGGCCAGGAGGCCTACGTGACCAAGCAGACTGGTCGTCTTTGCCGCAAGTAG
- a CDS encoding Cupin-2 domain-containing protein gives MDSPPITRVVTGHRLDGPATVTRLDAPLPQPAGFGINIARLWSTAEHPASINSDNDKALHNWGLSPPGTIFNAVDFPPRTKTPLHRSLTVDYLFLHRGTLVLHLDDGSRSTLKEGDVAVVQAGMHSWENPTDETARAVSVMVAAEAPIVAGKTLEAEVSDANP, from the coding sequence ATGGACTCTCCCCCTATCACTCGCGTCGTCACAGGCCACCGCCTAGACGGCCCGGCAACTGTCACCCGCCTGGACGCCCCCCTACCACAGCCAGCCGGTTTCGGCATCAACATCGCCAGGCTCTGGTCAACAGCAGAGCATCCAGCCAGCATCAATTCAGACAATGACAAAGCCCTGCACAACTGGGGCCTATCTCCCCCAGGGACAATCTTCAACGCCGTCGATTTCCCTCCGCGGACCAAGACGCCTCTGCACCGCAGCCTGACCGTCGACTATCTGTTTCTGCACCGGGGCACGCTGGTGCTTCACCTCGATGATGGGTCCAGGTCAACTCTGAAGGAGGGCGACGTTGCTGTGGTCCAGGCAGGGATGCACAGTTGGGAGAACCCGACCGATGAGACGGCGCGGGCGGTGTCGGTCATggtggcggccgaggcgCCTATTGTTGCAGGCAAGACGCTTGAGGCGGAGGTTTCGGATGCGAATCCTTGA